In Lapillicoccus jejuensis, the DNA window CCCACCACGATCACGCCACCGCGTCACGCCCATCCGGTCGTGCGGCCGGCTCCTGACGCCTGCGAGGTGCTCGAGCAGCGGGTCGACAACCTGCAGCGAGCGCTGCACCACAGCCGCCGGATCGGCGCCGCCACCGGCATCCTCATGGCCCTCCAGGGCTGGCGCTACGAGGAGGCCTTCGAGTGGCTGCGCCGCACCAGCCAGTCGAGCAACCGCAAGGTCAGCGACCTGGCGGACGAGATCGTCCTCACCGGCACGGTGGAGGTGGAGCGGGGCGCCGGCAACTCGTCGGGAGCCTCACGCCCCCGCCCCGCCTGAGCCGGTCGCCAAGCGCTCCAGCAGGGCGGGCAGGCCCGCGAGGAGCGCCGCAGGGTCGGCGTACGTCGCGACGGCACCGGCGTCCTGCAGCTCGGCGGCGCTCGTGCCCCCGCACTCGAGGCCGACGCACGGCATGCCGAGCCGACCGGCGGCCTCGACGTCCCACACCGCGTCCCCGACGAAGAGCGCCTCCCCCGGGCCTCGGCCGATCCGGTCCAACGCGACCTCGAGGATGTCGGTGTCCGGTTTGCTGCGCTCGGCGTCCTCGCTGCTCGTCACCTCGTCGACCGCGTCCTCGACGTCGAGCACCCGGCGGAGCGCGGCGAGGTCGCGCTCGCCCGCGGAGGTGCACAGGACCGTGACGAGCCCGGCGTCGTGGCACCAGCGCACGAGCTCGCGAGCCCCCGGCAGGGGCACGAGCCGCTCGTGCCAGGTCGACACTAGGGCGTCGTGCGCGGCCGCGACCGCGTCGACGTCGACCTCGTCGGCCGGAGCGGTCACCCCCGGGACGTCCTCGTCGTCCGGCGCCTCCCGCAGCAGGTGCTCGACGATCTTGTCCGAGCCCAGCCCGATGGCCCGGTGGACGGTCGCCATGGGGACCAGGCGGCCGTGCTGCCGCAGCGCCTGCCACCAGCAGAGCGTCTGCACGTAGGTCGTGTCGACGAGCGTGCCGTCGACGTCCAGCAGGACCGCCGCGACGCCCTGGGGGGCGCTATCACCGTCCCGGGTCATACCGGGTTCTCCCGCAGCGCGCGCACGTCGTCGGCCCGCACCTGCACGCGGCCCTGGTGCTCCCGCACCTGCAGCACCGGCGCGGGGCGCGTCGCCGGCCCTCTCTCGACCCGGCCGCCGGCGGCCGGGTCGAGCGCGAACAGCGAGGCGTGCCAGGGGCACTCGATGCAGCCGTCGACCAGCCGTCCCTCGTGCAGCGGCGCGCCACGGTGGGTGCAGCGGTCGAGCACCGCCGTCAGCCGACCGGCGTGCCGCAGCAGCATGACCGGCAGCCCGCCGGCGTCGCGCCCCTGCGGCTCACCATCGGTGAGCGTCGCCAGGGGGCCGGCGTCGGTCCAGTCGTCGGGCAGCGCCGTGAACGCCGTGGTGTCGACGCCGACCCCGAGCGCGTAGGCGAGGTGCCCGCCCAACCAGCCGCCGACGCCGAGGACCCCGACCGTGGCGGTGAGCCAGGTGCGGCGCCCGGTGTCCGAGCGCGCCGCCCAGGCGGCGGTGGCCGCCCCGACGGCGAGCACGTTGACGCCGGCGTGGACCAGGCCGACCCGCCGCTCGGCCCCCTCGGTGTCGTTCCAGTCGCTCCAGCCCGTGATCGCCGTCGGCGCCACGGAGAGCACCCCGAGCCCCGTGAGCCACCGGGCCGCCGGGGCGGCCCAGGGGGCTCGGACGAAGGACAACGCGGCCGCCCCCACGAGGGTGCCGATGGGCACGGTGACGAGGACGGGGTGCAGGGGGTGCCCGGCGACCCGGCCGGAGAGGACGTCGGCGACGGGCGCGGCCCGCAGCGCCCCCGTCACGCGGCGGACCCCGTCGGCCGGCTCGTCCAGCCAGGTCGCCCGCTCGAGGGCGTCGGTGACCCGGTCGGGGAGGGCGGGGACGGACGATCCGGCACGGGATCCGTTAAGGGGCAGGCGCATCACCGCGTCCTACCCGCGCCGTCGCCGCGCATTCCGTGTCGATGCGGTGTCCCCCGGGTGCCCACGGTCCGCGACGCGCATGGGCCCCCCGGACGCCGGGTAGCGCCGGGGCTCCGGCCGGACGCCCACGGCGTCGGCCCAGCGCGTTCGCGCTCCACGCCCCTGGACGAGAGGTCCCGATGAGCACCGACACCCCCGACGCCCCCGTCCCCGGAGCCCCGTCGAGCGAGACGCCGTCGTACGGCGAGCCGACGAGCCCCCGGTCGCCGCTGCCCCCGACCCCCGACCAGGCCGCCCCGGCGCCGGTCTCGGCGACGGGCGCGTCGGCGACGGCCCCGGACGGCGTCCGTGCGCAGCAGGGCGAGTGGTTGACGACCGCGGGAGGCACGCCGCTCGCGCAGACCGACCACTCGCTGCGCGCCGGCCGGCGCGGACCGGTGCTCCTGCAGGACCACCACCTGCGCGAGAAGACGATGCACTTCGACCACGAGCGGATCCCGGAGCGGGTGGTCCACGCCCGGGGGGCCGCCGCCCACGGCACCTTCCGCTCGTACGGCGCCGCCGACGGGCTCACGTCCGCCGCGTTCCTCGCCGAGGGCGTCGAGACCCCGGTGTTCGTCCGGTTCTCCACCGTGCTGGGCTCGCGGGGGTCCGCCGACACCGTCCGCGACACCCGCGGTTTCGCCACGAAGTTCTACACCTCCGAGGGGGTGTTCGACCTCGTGGGCAACAACATCCCGGTCTTCTTCATCCAGGACGCCATCAAGTTCGCCGACGTCATCCACGCCGGCAAGCCGCACCCGGACCGCGAGATCCCGCAGGCGCAGAGCGCCCACGACACCTTCTGGGACTTCGTGTCGCTGCACACCGAGGCCCAGCACCACGCGATCTGGAACATGTCCGACCGCGGCATCCCGCGGTCCTACCGGACGATGGAGGGCTTCGGCGTCCACACCTTCCGGCTCGTGGCCGACGACGGCTCGACGCGCCTGGTGAAGTTCCACTGGAAGCCCCGCGCGGGGGTGCACTCGCTGGTCTGGGAGGAGGCGCAGCTGCTGGCCGGGCTCGACCCCGACTTCCACCGCCGCGACCTCGCCGACGCCATCGAGTCCGGCGCGTTCCCCTCCTGGCAGCTCGGCGTCCAGGTCATGCCGGACACGCCGGACCAGACGTTCGAGGGCATCGACCTGCTCGACCCCACCAAGCTCGTCCCCGAGGAGCTCGCCCCGGTGCACCTGCTGGGCGAGATGACGCTGGAGCGCAACCCGACGAACTACTTCGCCGAGACCGAGCAGGTCGCCTTCCACGTCGGGCACCTCGTGCGTGGCATCGACGTCACCGACGACCCGCTCATGGCCGGGCGGATGTTCTCCTACCTCGACACCCAGCTGACCCGGCTCGGTGGCCCGAACTTCGAGCAGATCCCGATCAACCGGCCCCGGTGCCCGGTCAACGACCTCCTGCGCGACGGCCACCACCAGGACGCCGTGCACACGGGCGTCGCGCCGTACCACCCGAACTCGCTCGACGGCGGCAACCCGTTCCCCACCCCGGCGGAGCGGGCCTTCGTCGAGACCCCCGCCCCGGTCGCGGCCGGGGAGAAGGTCCGCGGACCGCACACGAGCGTCGACGACCACTTCAGCCAGACGCGGATGTTCTGGCTCAGCCTCACCCCGGTGGAGCGACGGCACGTCGTCGACGCCTACGCGTTCGAGCTCGGCAAGTGCTACGAGCAGGTGGTCAAGGAGCGACAGCTGGCCTGCCTCGCCCGGGTCGACGAGGAGCTGTGCCGGGCGGTCGCCGTGCGGCTCGGCCTCGGCCGCCCGGACGGCGAGGTCGCGGCGGACGTGGCGCCCAGCCCGTCGCTCAGCCAGCTCGGGCTGCGCTGGCCGGTGGCCGGCCGGGTCGTCGGGGTCGTCGTCGACGTCACGATCCCGCTGGCCCCGGTGCTCGCCCTGCGGGCGGCGCTGCAGGCGCAGGGGGTGCGCACCCTCGTCATCGGCCCTCGCGGCGGGGTGCTCGTCGGCACCGACGGGACCGAGCTGATGACGCAGCGCTCGCTCGACACGACGCGGTCGGTGGAGCTCGACGCCGTCGTCGTCGGAGCGGCGCCACCGCCGCGCCCTGACCTCGTCCCCGTCGAGGGCGCAGGCCTCGACCCCCGCCTGGACCTGCTGCTGGAGGAGGCGTGGCGGCACGGGAAGGCGATCGTCGGCTGGGGCGCCGGGGCCGCCGTGCTCGAGCCGTACGACGCCCAGCCCGGCGTGCTCGTCACGGACTCGGCCTCGGACGTCGCCGGCCCCCTGCTCGAGCGGCTCGAGCAGCACCGGGTCTGGGAACGGCTCCACCCGACCGGGTGAGCGACCCACGGGCCGAACGTATCCGACAGGGCGCGAGGGCGCAGGACGAGGAGGCGGCGGACGTGGTCGAGCGGTCCGAGGTGCTGCTGCCGCTCCTGCGCGTCCTGGCGGCGGACACCGGGGGCGGGTCCGCGTCCGAACGCCTGTGCCGCGCGGCCGTGCGGCTGCTCGGGGCCCGCGGCGGAGCCCTGTCCCTGGGGGCCACCGAGGACCGGGTGGTGGTGGCGGCGACCTCGACGACGGCCCGACGGATGGAGGACCTGCAGGACCTGCTCGGGGAGGGTCCGTCGTTCGAGGCGTTCGCCCACCGACGCCGTCGGGACACCCTGACCTCGAGCGTCGCGTCGGTGCACGTCGCCTTCGAGACCGCGGCGTACGGACTGCTCGGCGACGTGCGCGTCCTCGCCTTCCCGTTCCCGGTCGACGACGCGCGGGCCGTCGGCACCCTCACCGTCTACGCGGACCCGGCCCCGTGGTCGCGGACCCGCCTCGAGGTGGGCACGAGGACGGCGGCCCTGCTCGGGGTCGTGCTGCTCGAGCAGGAGTCGTTCGAGGAGATGCTGCACGGGACGCCGTGGCAGCACCGCGTCCTGGTCCACCAGGCCACCGGGGTCGTCATGACGACGCTGCACGTGCCCGCCGCGGAGTCTCTCAGCCTGCTGCGGGCCCACGCCGTCGCCGAGGACGTCGCGGTCGTCACCGTCGCCCGGGGGGTCGTCGAGGACGGTGACACGGCGTGGCTCGGTGCCCCGTCACCCCGTCCGCGCCCCGGGTCCGACGGCCGATAGGTCCGACCCCGGGAGCGGCTCCGGCCTCCGAGGGTTTGGGTCGGCCGGGACGGGGAAGGACCCCGCCCCGGCCGTGTCGTCCCGTCACGGCCCCGACGGTGACCGGGCCGTGACCGTGACCGGATCCGGCCGCCTCCGTATTCACCATGAACCCCTCAGAGCAGGCACAATCGGACGAGGTCGCCGGGGACATCGGGATCCCCACCACCGCCACGGCCGTCAGGCGCGGGGGCGTCGTGGGAGCGACGAGGAAGGAACGACGACCATGCGGACGACAACGACGTCGACCCCGACCGGAGCCCTCCAGTGGGTGCACCAGCCCCTGCTGGGTCTGACGGTCCGCGACCTGCTGCGGCGGCTCACCGTCGTGGAGGACGAGCTGCGAGGGCTGCGCCAGCGCGACGGGCGCACGCCCGAGGGAGAGCAGGCCCAGCTCGAGCACTACGCCCGACGGCTGTGCGAGGAGCTGCGCCGCCGGCGTCGCTGAGCGGCCCGGGGCAGCGACCACACCTCACCGTGGTCGTCCGTGCCGGCCCCCGGGACCGGCACCCCCAGGGTCCTCGTCCCCCGACGACCTCCACCGGGGGTGCCGGCGGGAGCATGCCCACCTGACGGTCGAGCCGATGGGTGCTGCGTCCCGTCCCCGGTCTACCCACCACCTCGCGTCCCATGCACGCCGTCGCGGCCCGGTGGGACGGACGACGACGGAGCCGGGGCCCGGTCAAGAGCCGAGGTCGGCGCGCAGCCCACCGGCCGTCGCGACGGACGCGGCCCCCTGCCGCGCGAGGACGGCGATACGCACGTCGTCGTCGCCGTAGTCGGCGAGGACCCGCAGCCCCGGCGTACGCTCGAGGGCGTCGTGGACCTCGTCGCCGTCCTGGTGGT includes these proteins:
- a CDS encoding HAD family hydrolase; amino-acid sequence: MTRDGDSAPQGVAAVLLDVDGTLVDTTYVQTLCWWQALRQHGRLVPMATVHRAIGLGSDKIVEHLLREAPDDEDVPGVTAPADEVDVDAVAAAHDALVSTWHERLVPLPGARELVRWCHDAGLVTVLCTSAGERDLAALRRVLDVEDAVDEVTSSEDAERSKPDTDILEVALDRIGRGPGEALFVGDAVWDVEAAGRLGMPCVGLECGGTSAAELQDAGAVATYADPAALLAGLPALLERLATGSGGAGA
- a CDS encoding GAF and ANTAR domain-containing protein, whose product is MVERSEVLLPLLRVLAADTGGGSASERLCRAAVRLLGARGGALSLGATEDRVVVAATSTTARRMEDLQDLLGEGPSFEAFAHRRRRDTLTSSVASVHVAFETAAYGLLGDVRVLAFPFPVDDARAVGTLTVYADPAPWSRTRLEVGTRTAALLGVVLLEQESFEEMLHGTPWQHRVLVHQATGVVMTTLHVPAAESLSLLRAHAVAEDVAVVTVARGVVEDGDTAWLGAPSPRPRPGSDGR
- a CDS encoding ANTAR domain-containing protein — encoded protein: MVDSRPTTITPPRHAHPVVRPAPDACEVLEQRVDNLQRALHHSRRIGAATGILMALQGWRYEEAFEWLRRTSQSSNRKVSDLADEIVLTGTVEVERGAGNSSGASRPRPA
- a CDS encoding Rieske 2Fe-2S domain-containing protein — translated: MRLPLNGSRAGSSVPALPDRVTDALERATWLDEPADGVRRVTGALRAAPVADVLSGRVAGHPLHPVLVTVPIGTLVGAAALSFVRAPWAAPAARWLTGLGVLSVAPTAITGWSDWNDTEGAERRVGLVHAGVNVLAVGAATAAWAARSDTGRRTWLTATVGVLGVGGWLGGHLAYALGVGVDTTAFTALPDDWTDAGPLATLTDGEPQGRDAGGLPVMLLRHAGRLTAVLDRCTHRGAPLHEGRLVDGCIECPWHASLFALDPAAGGRVERGPATRPAPVLQVREHQGRVQVRADDVRALRENPV
- a CDS encoding catalase; translated protein: MSTDTPDAPVPGAPSSETPSYGEPTSPRSPLPPTPDQAAPAPVSATGASATAPDGVRAQQGEWLTTAGGTPLAQTDHSLRAGRRGPVLLQDHHLREKTMHFDHERIPERVVHARGAAAHGTFRSYGAADGLTSAAFLAEGVETPVFVRFSTVLGSRGSADTVRDTRGFATKFYTSEGVFDLVGNNIPVFFIQDAIKFADVIHAGKPHPDREIPQAQSAHDTFWDFVSLHTEAQHHAIWNMSDRGIPRSYRTMEGFGVHTFRLVADDGSTRLVKFHWKPRAGVHSLVWEEAQLLAGLDPDFHRRDLADAIESGAFPSWQLGVQVMPDTPDQTFEGIDLLDPTKLVPEELAPVHLLGEMTLERNPTNYFAETEQVAFHVGHLVRGIDVTDDPLMAGRMFSYLDTQLTRLGGPNFEQIPINRPRCPVNDLLRDGHHQDAVHTGVAPYHPNSLDGGNPFPTPAERAFVETPAPVAAGEKVRGPHTSVDDHFSQTRMFWLSLTPVERRHVVDAYAFELGKCYEQVVKERQLACLARVDEELCRAVAVRLGLGRPDGEVAADVAPSPSLSQLGLRWPVAGRVVGVVVDVTIPLAPVLALRAALQAQGVRTLVIGPRGGVLVGTDGTELMTQRSLDTTRSVELDAVVVGAAPPPRPDLVPVEGAGLDPRLDLLLEEAWRHGKAIVGWGAGAAVLEPYDAQPGVLVTDSASDVAGPLLERLEQHRVWERLHPTG